In one window of Desulfonatronospira thiodismutans ASO3-1 DNA:
- a CDS encoding glutaredoxin family protein — protein sequence MSQEVKIFALSTCIHCKKAKEYLDQCSVKYTPVHVDWLTGEERNNTLAELKKYNPAASFPTILVGDRVIVGFRKDELDQALGIA from the coding sequence ATGTCCCAGGAAGTAAAAATTTTTGCCCTTAGCACCTGCATCCACTGCAAAAAAGCCAAGGAATACCTGGATCAGTGCAGTGTAAAATACACACCGGTACACGTAGACTGGCTCACCGGTGAAGAACGTAACAACACCCTGGCAGAACTGAAGAAATATAATCCCGCCGCCAGCTTTCCCACCATTCTGGTGGGAGACAGGGTGATAGTGGGCTTTAGAAAAGACGAGCTGGACCAGGCCCTGGGCATTGCATAG
- the cobA gene encoding uroporphyrinogen-III C-methyltransferase — MGKVYLIGAGPGDPGLLTLRARDLLSMADVVVYDYLANEDFLKFCRKDAELIYVGKKGGDHTLSQEGINQLLVDRAGSGNHVARLKGGDPYVFGRGAEEAQELLQAGIDFEIIPGVTSAVAAPAYAGIPLTHRRYASSVSFITGHEDPDKPESAHNWASLATGTSTLVFFMGVKNLQHISHSLIQAGMDPQTPAALVRWGTTCMHRSMVSTIQDIPGQAVDQGFKPPSLLVVGHVVRLRDELNWFEKLPLLGRGVVVTRAREQASGLLEQLRELGACCYEFPTIEIQSLPDYSDVQQAISHLSGYDWLVFTSVNGVLYFWAELERAGLDSRALGGRKVAAIGPATAQALEHRGIRPDFVPDKYVAESVVQGLLDLGVQGKKVLIPRAKVAREVLPQELEKAGADVHVLPVYQTGLAQESGQSILEAMQEGSISYITFTSSSTVENFFSLVQPGEVARHQDQGLRLVCIGPVTAGTLNGFGLEADIVPEDYTIPGLVNVLLEDAGKRGDNS; from the coding sequence ATGGGCAAAGTATATCTCATAGGTGCCGGCCCAGGTGATCCCGGGCTTTTGACATTGAGGGCCAGGGACCTTTTGTCCATGGCCGACGTGGTGGTCTACGACTATTTGGCCAACGAGGACTTTCTGAAATTCTGCAGAAAGGATGCAGAACTTATTTACGTGGGCAAGAAAGGCGGCGATCATACCCTGAGCCAGGAAGGCATCAACCAGCTCCTGGTGGACCGGGCCGGCAGCGGCAACCATGTAGCCCGGCTCAAAGGCGGCGACCCTTATGTATTCGGGCGCGGGGCCGAAGAAGCCCAGGAACTCCTTCAGGCGGGCATAGACTTTGAGATCATCCCCGGAGTGACCTCGGCCGTGGCTGCCCCGGCCTACGCCGGAATCCCCCTGACTCACCGCAGGTACGCTTCTTCTGTCTCTTTTATCACCGGACACGAAGACCCGGACAAGCCTGAAAGCGCCCACAACTGGGCCAGCCTGGCCACCGGCACCAGCACCCTGGTCTTTTTCATGGGGGTCAAGAATCTGCAGCACATCAGCCACAGCCTCATCCAGGCCGGCATGGACCCGCAAACCCCTGCAGCCCTGGTTCGCTGGGGCACCACATGCATGCACAGGTCCATGGTCTCCACCATACAGGACATCCCCGGCCAGGCCGTGGATCAGGGCTTCAAGCCCCCGTCCCTCCTGGTGGTGGGACATGTGGTCCGCTTAAGAGATGAGCTCAACTGGTTTGAAAAACTGCCCCTCTTAGGCAGAGGCGTGGTGGTCACCCGGGCCAGGGAGCAGGCCAGCGGTCTGCTGGAACAGCTCCGGGAACTGGGGGCCTGCTGCTATGAGTTTCCCACCATAGAGATCCAGTCCCTGCCGGATTATTCAGATGTACAACAGGCCATATCCCATCTGTCCGGTTATGACTGGCTGGTGTTCACCTCGGTCAATGGAGTGCTTTATTTCTGGGCGGAACTGGAGCGGGCCGGCTTAGATTCCCGGGCCCTGGGAGGCAGGAAGGTGGCGGCCATTGGCCCGGCCACAGCCCAGGCCCTGGAACATCGGGGCATCCGCCCTGATTTTGTTCCGGACAAGTATGTGGCCGAATCCGTGGTTCAGGGACTTTTAGACCTTGGAGTGCAGGGTAAAAAAGTACTCATCCCCCGGGCGAAAGTAGCCAGGGAGGTCCTGCCTCAGGAACTGGAAAAGGCAGGTGCGGATGTGCATGTCCTGCCGGTTTACCAGACCGGACTGGCCCAGGAAAGCGGCCAGAGCATCCTGGAAGCCATGCAGGAAGGCAGTATCAGCTACATCACCTTTACCAGTTCCTCCACAGTGGAAAACTTCTTTTCCCTGGTTCAGCCCGGTGAGGTGGCCAGGCACCAGGATCAGGGCCTGAGGCTGGTGTGCATCGGCCCGGTAACAGCCGGGACCTTGAATGGTTTCGGTCTGGAAGCAGACATTGTCCCTGAAGATTATACCATTCCCGGGCTGGTGAATGTCCTGCTGGAAGATGCAGGCAAAAGGGGGGATAATTCTTAG
- a CDS encoding Uma2 family endonuclease, which yields MGMAQPRHEQEFFTYRDYLHWPPDKRLEIIYGTVYDMTPAPLIIHQQILLGLARQIDEVLEDSSCRVLPAPVDVLLPRGLEADEETDTVVQPDLVIVCDPDKIREKNIRGAPEWIIEIVSPSTAGHDQIRKRELYEKSGVSEYWIVHPTDGLVMVYRLEDNAYGKPEVMELKDTTRCMAVPEVSVDWDRVMRRLREAENQ from the coding sequence ATGGGAATGGCGCAACCCAGACATGAACAGGAATTTTTTACTTACCGGGACTATCTGCACTGGCCCCCGGACAAGCGCCTGGAGATCATTTACGGCACTGTTTACGACATGACTCCGGCCCCGCTGATAATTCACCAGCAGATCCTTCTGGGACTGGCCCGGCAGATTGATGAAGTTCTCGAAGACTCCTCCTGCCGGGTGCTGCCGGCACCTGTGGACGTACTTCTGCCCCGCGGTCTGGAAGCCGACGAGGAAACCGACACTGTGGTCCAGCCCGACCTGGTCATCGTCTGCGATCCGGACAAAATCCGGGAAAAAAACATCCGCGGAGCACCGGAATGGATAATCGAAATCGTCTCCCCGTCCACTGCCGGGCATGACCAGATACGCAAACGCGAGCTCTACGAAAAAAGCGGGGTCAGTGAATACTGGATAGTTCACCCCACTGACGGACTGGTCATGGTTTACAGGCTGGAAGACAATGCATACGGCAAGCCGGAAGTAATGGAACTCAAGGACACCACCCGCTGCATGGCCGTACCTGAGGTTTCAGTGGACTGGGATCGCGTAATGCGCCGCTTGCGTGAAGCGGAAAACCAATAA
- the fba gene encoding class II fructose-1,6-bisphosphate aldolase, protein MPLTSPKEMFDKAYQDGYAIGAFNVNNMEIIQGIMKAGEAEQSPLILQVSAGARKYAGQNYIMKLMEAALKESDLPVVLHLDHGQNFEICRDVISDGFTSVMIDGSHLPFEENIALTKQVVECAHGQGVWVEAELGRLAGVEDEVSSAENVFTDPDEAVEFVERTGCDSLAIAIGTSHGAYKFKGEPTLDFDRLEQISSRLPGYPLVLHGASSVLPEFIDMANRYGGQVSDAKGVPEDFLRRAAKSGVCKINIDTDIRLAMTAVIRKFFHEKPQEFDPRKYLGPAREAVQEMVQHKIKNVLGSSGKI, encoded by the coding sequence ATGCCCCTGACATCACCCAAAGAAATGTTCGACAAGGCTTATCAGGACGGTTACGCCATCGGCGCCTTCAACGTCAACAACATGGAGATCATCCAGGGAATAATGAAGGCCGGAGAAGCCGAGCAGTCGCCGCTTATTCTCCAGGTATCCGCAGGCGCCCGGAAATATGCCGGACAAAACTACATCATGAAGCTCATGGAGGCCGCCCTCAAGGAATCGGACCTGCCCGTGGTCCTGCATCTGGACCATGGTCAGAACTTCGAGATCTGCCGCGATGTAATAAGCGACGGCTTCACCTCGGTCATGATTGACGGCTCCCATCTGCCCTTTGAGGAAAACATAGCCCTGACAAAGCAGGTTGTGGAATGCGCCCATGGACAGGGAGTATGGGTGGAAGCCGAGCTGGGCCGCCTGGCCGGTGTGGAGGACGAGGTCAGCTCTGCGGAAAACGTCTTCACCGACCCGGATGAAGCGGTGGAATTCGTGGAACGTACCGGCTGCGACTCCCTGGCCATTGCCATAGGCACCAGTCACGGGGCCTACAAGTTCAAGGGCGAACCTACCCTGGACTTTGACCGCCTGGAACAGATCTCATCCAGACTCCCCGGATACCCCCTGGTGCTGCACGGGGCATCCTCGGTACTACCGGAGTTCATCGACATGGCCAACCGTTACGGCGGACAGGTCTCCGACGCCAAAGGCGTTCCAGAGGATTTTCTGCGCCGGGCCGCCAAGTCAGGAGTATGCAAAATCAATATCGACACCGACATCAGGCTGGCCATGACCGCGGTTATCCGCAAATTCTTTCATGAAAAGCCTCAGGAATTCGATCCCCGCAAGTACCTGGGACCGGCCAGGGAAGCAGTGCAGGAAATGGTCCAGCACAAGATAAAAAATGTGCTTGGATCTTCCGGCAAGATTTAA
- the purN gene encoding phosphoribosylglycinamide formyltransferase, which yields MPYKIAVLISGSGSNLQAIIDRIEQNVLDARITRVISNKPGVSGLERAERHGLSTTVIEHKDYPSREDFDAALVRVIQDSGADGVILAGFMRIITPVLINAFPGNILNIHPSIQPAFPGVHAQKQAAEYAVKLSGCSIHFVDEKMDHGPIIIQAAVPALAGDDEKSLGSRILALEHRIFPQAVQWLAQNRLEINGRTVNVLNAPSPAVVEADTYPALVSPGLEDGF from the coding sequence ATGCCATACAAAATAGCAGTTCTCATATCCGGTTCAGGGTCCAACCTGCAGGCCATCATTGACCGCATAGAGCAAAACGTTCTGGATGCCCGCATTACCCGGGTCATAAGCAATAAACCAGGAGTCTCTGGTCTGGAGCGGGCCGAAAGGCACGGCCTGTCCACTACGGTTATTGAGCACAAAGACTACCCTTCCAGGGAAGACTTCGACGCCGCCCTGGTGCGGGTGATCCAGGACAGCGGAGCCGACGGCGTAATCCTGGCCGGATTCATGCGCATCATCACCCCGGTCTTGATAAACGCCTTTCCCGGCAACATATTAAACATCCATCCCAGCATCCAGCCGGCCTTTCCCGGAGTCCATGCCCAGAAGCAGGCTGCAGAATACGCAGTCAAGCTTTCCGGGTGCAGCATCCATTTTGTGGATGAAAAAATGGATCACGGTCCCATCATTATCCAGGCCGCGGTTCCGGCCCTGGCCGGGGACGATGAAAAATCCCTGGGCTCGCGCATCCTGGCCCTGGAGCACAGGATCTTCCCCCAGGCCGTACAATGGCTGGCCCAGAACCGCCTGGAGATAAACGGCCGCACCGTAAACGTACTCAACGCCCCCTCGCCTGCCGTAGTGGAAGCGGATACTTATCCCGCCCTGGTCAGCCCCGGACTGGAAGACGGGTTTTAG
- a CDS encoding MBL fold metallo-hydrolase, translating into MEIVFWGARGSIPVCGPEYVRYGGETTCVEVRNDQGGRIILDAGTGIRRLGAVLLKEQALKTDLFFTHTHWDHIMGLPFFQPLYQPGFSINLYGQPRLQGDIHRLVFKDLFRPPHFPVPYSRVMSQINYQEFQGGVEVQGFYLETIALSHPNLGQGFRISSSGRTFVFLTDNELGYCHRGGASFEEYVRFARDADLLVHDSEFTPEEYRQKTGWGHSTCMQAMELAAASRVKRLGLFHHNQDRNDDGVDQMVQDCAGEISGKGLALECFGVFQGQAVRL; encoded by the coding sequence ATGGAGATTGTCTTTTGGGGGGCCAGGGGGTCCATTCCGGTATGCGGGCCTGAATATGTCAGGTACGGCGGGGAAACCACCTGCGTGGAAGTCAGAAATGACCAGGGCGGCAGGATCATCCTGGATGCCGGTACAGGTATTCGAAGGCTGGGGGCCGTCTTGCTCAAGGAGCAGGCTTTAAAGACAGATCTTTTTTTCACCCATACCCACTGGGATCATATTATGGGGCTGCCGTTTTTTCAGCCCCTGTATCAGCCGGGGTTCAGCATCAATCTGTATGGTCAGCCCCGGCTGCAGGGGGACATACACAGGCTGGTATTCAAGGATCTTTTCAGACCGCCGCATTTTCCAGTTCCCTACAGCCGGGTTATGTCGCAGATTAATTACCAGGAGTTCCAGGGCGGGGTGGAGGTGCAGGGGTTTTACCTGGAGACCATCGCCCTGTCCCATCCCAACCTGGGTCAGGGGTTCAGGATCAGCAGCAGCGGCAGGACGTTTGTCTTTCTCACGGATAACGAACTGGGATATTGTCACCGGGGCGGGGCTTCTTTTGAGGAGTATGTCCGGTTTGCCCGGGACGCTGATCTGCTGGTGCACGACAGCGAGTTTACCCCTGAAGAGTACAGGCAAAAAACGGGCTGGGGACATTCAACCTGTATGCAGGCCATGGAACTTGCTGCAGCATCCAGAGTCAAGCGCCTGGGCCTTTTTCATCACAACCAGGACAGAAATGATGACGGTGTAGATCAGATGGTGCAGGATTGTGCCGGGGAAATCAGCGGAAAAGGACTGGCCCTGGAATGTTTCGGGGTGTTCCAGGGCCAGGCTGTAAGGCTTTGA
- the gap gene encoding type I glyceraldehyde-3-phosphate dehydrogenase: protein MAFKVGINGFGRIGRYMTRLLAGNQELQLVAINARADNQDLAHLFKYDSVHGTFPGEVQANDKGFTVDGNQVLVTRQGPGEWSWGDLGTDMVLETTGKFTDRESNEKHLSCGAKKVLISAPGKNPDNTIVVGVNDKDLRPEDKIISNASCTTNCLAPAARVLHDSFGIKHGLMTTIHSYTMSQRILDGSHKDIRRARAAAMSMIPTTTGAARMVTQVIPELKGKLDGMAVRVPTANVSLVDLVVEVEKKTTAQEVNQALQAASQGAQKDALGYTEVPLVSVDYNGSTYGGVVDGPLTSVMDDTQVKLIIWYDNEAGFCNQLLRLMHKVKAYI, encoded by the coding sequence ATGGCATTCAAAGTAGGAATCAACGGTTTCGGCCGCATCGGCAGATACATGACCAGGTTGCTTGCCGGCAACCAGGAACTGCAGCTGGTGGCCATAAACGCCAGGGCAGACAACCAGGACCTGGCACATTTGTTCAAATATGATTCAGTACACGGTACTTTTCCGGGCGAAGTCCAGGCCAATGACAAGGGCTTCACCGTAGACGGCAATCAGGTCCTGGTCACCAGGCAGGGACCGGGTGAATGGTCCTGGGGGGATCTGGGCACAGACATGGTCCTGGAGACCACAGGCAAGTTCACTGACCGGGAGAGCAATGAAAAGCACCTTTCCTGCGGGGCCAAAAAAGTACTCATAAGCGCCCCGGGCAAAAACCCGGACAATACCATCGTGGTGGGAGTAAACGACAAGGATCTGCGCCCCGAGGACAAGATCATCTCCAACGCCTCCTGCACCACCAACTGCCTGGCTCCGGCCGCCAGAGTGCTGCATGACAGCTTCGGCATCAAGCACGGTCTCATGACCACAATCCACTCTTATACCATGAGCCAGAGAATCCTGGACGGCTCCCACAAGGATATCCGCCGGGCCAGGGCCGCGGCCATGTCCATGATTCCCACAACCACCGGGGCGGCCCGCATGGTCACCCAGGTCATTCCCGAACTCAAGGGCAAACTGGACGGCATGGCGGTCCGTGTACCCACGGCCAATGTATCCTTAGTGGACCTGGTAGTGGAAGTGGAAAAGAAGACCACCGCTCAGGAAGTCAACCAGGCCCTGCAGGCAGCATCTCAGGGGGCGCAGAAGGACGCCCTGGGATACACCGAGGTTCCCCTGGTTTCCGTGGATTATAACGGCAGCACCTATGGCGGCGTGGTGGATGGACCGCTGACCTCGGTCATGGACGACACTCAGGTCAAGCTGATTATCTGGTATGACAACGAAGCCGGCTTCTGCAACCAGCTCCTGCGGCTGATGCACAAGGTAAAGGCATACATATAG
- a CDS encoding valine--tRNA ligase, whose protein sequence is MPESLPKGFEPRDVEKKWIDYWNDNQSFTPSDEPGGKSYSIVIPPPNVTGTLHMGHALNLTLQDILCRYHRQQGYDVLWVPGTDHAGIATQNVVEKSLAAQGTTRQDLGREEFVRQVWQWKEEYGGKILNQISRIGASVDWSRLRFTMDDGLSRAVREVFVKLYEQGLIYQGDYIINWCIRCHTALSDLEMEYSEVDGGLYHLRYPLEDGSGHLVVATTRPETMLGDTAVAVNPEDERYRHLIGKNAVLPFLNRRLPIIGDEYVDMEFGTGCLKITPAHDPNDFELGRKHGLELIQVIDDLGAMTPEAGEQFAGLDRMECRKKILQELKEKDLLESSAAHRHSVGHCYRCSAVLEPYVSRQWFVKVGPLASKARDAVSSGDTRIVPGQWAKTYFEWMDNIRDWCISRQIWWGHRIPAWTCLDCGELMVTKEDPTVCTRCESSRLEQDQDVLDTWFSSALWPFSTLGWPDDTRDLQKFYPTSVLVTAFDILFFWVARMMMMGVHFMEQVPFRDVYIHALVRDASGQKMSKSKGNVIDPLLMMDKYGTDAFRFTLTSLAAMGRDIKMSEDRVEGYRHFINKIWNAARFSLMHLQEPPRRFHASAVDGLAHQWILHRLEEVKDRVRDAVENYRFNDAAQTMYQFVWHSFCDWYLELIKPELYGEDEAAKEQARSNLSQVLSEIIILLHPMIPFATQEIWSRLPGRENQDLSRELYPEKRPQCSFPEAADNMEFLQQVVTAVRGIRSELNIAPGLKLELLMQVDGPDRDFLMKHRDLIQGLAGLGDMQTGMDLEPPRGCGAAVVKGYELFVPLKGVVDIQSELARLQKELGKLEKDLSVVGKKLENPGFLNNAPADVVEKEQAKANRIREEKEKLQALYTRLEGIQQE, encoded by the coding sequence ATGCCAGAGAGTCTGCCCAAGGGTTTTGAGCCCCGGGACGTGGAAAAAAAATGGATAGATTACTGGAATGACAACCAGAGCTTCACTCCTTCGGATGAGCCCGGTGGCAAATCCTACAGCATAGTCATCCCCCCGCCCAATGTCACGGGCACACTGCACATGGGCCATGCCCTGAACCTGACCCTGCAGGATATCCTGTGCCGCTATCATCGCCAGCAGGGTTATGACGTACTCTGGGTGCCGGGCACCGACCATGCCGGCATCGCCACCCAGAACGTGGTGGAAAAATCACTGGCCGCACAGGGCACAACCAGGCAGGACCTGGGCCGGGAGGAATTCGTCCGGCAGGTCTGGCAGTGGAAGGAAGAGTACGGCGGCAAAATCCTGAACCAGATAAGCCGTATAGGTGCTTCCGTGGACTGGAGCCGGCTTCGCTTCACTATGGACGACGGGCTTTCCCGGGCAGTGCGTGAAGTATTTGTAAAACTTTATGAACAGGGACTTATTTACCAGGGGGATTACATCATCAACTGGTGCATCCGCTGCCACACGGCCCTGTCCGATCTGGAAATGGAATACTCCGAGGTTGACGGTGGGCTTTACCATCTGCGCTATCCCCTGGAGGACGGCTCCGGACACTTAGTGGTGGCCACCACGCGCCCTGAGACCATGCTGGGGGACACCGCAGTAGCAGTAAACCCGGAAGACGAGCGCTACAGGCACCTTATCGGCAAAAACGCTGTCCTGCCCTTTTTAAACCGCAGACTGCCCATCATAGGTGACGAATACGTGGACATGGAGTTCGGCACCGGGTGTCTGAAAATCACTCCCGCCCACGATCCCAACGACTTTGAACTGGGCCGCAAACACGGCCTGGAACTCATCCAGGTCATAGACGATCTGGGCGCAATGACCCCGGAGGCCGGCGAACAGTTCGCCGGGCTGGACCGCATGGAGTGCCGCAAAAAAATCCTGCAGGAATTAAAGGAAAAAGACCTCCTGGAAAGCTCTGCAGCTCACAGACACAGCGTGGGGCACTGCTACCGCTGCAGCGCCGTCTTGGAGCCCTATGTATCCAGGCAGTGGTTCGTCAAAGTCGGCCCCCTGGCCAGCAAGGCCCGGGATGCTGTATCCAGCGGGGATACGCGTATTGTGCCCGGACAGTGGGCCAAGACATATTTTGAATGGATGGACAACATCCGGGACTGGTGCATCTCCAGGCAGATCTGGTGGGGACACCGCATTCCGGCCTGGACCTGCCTGGACTGCGGAGAGCTCATGGTCACTAAGGAAGATCCCACCGTATGCACCAGGTGTGAAAGCTCCAGGCTGGAGCAGGACCAGGACGTGCTGGACACCTGGTTTTCCTCGGCCCTGTGGCCTTTCTCCACCCTGGGCTGGCCGGATGACACCAGAGACCTGCAGAAATTCTACCCCACCTCTGTTCTGGTCACCGCCTTTGATATCCTTTTTTTCTGGGTGGCCCGCATGATGATGATGGGTGTTCACTTCATGGAGCAGGTACCCTTCAGGGACGTATACATCCACGCCCTGGTCCGGGACGCCTCCGGGCAGAAGATGAGCAAGTCCAAGGGCAACGTCATCGACCCCCTGCTCATGATGGACAAGTACGGCACCGATGCCTTCCGCTTCACCCTGACCTCCCTGGCGGCCATGGGCCGGGACATCAAGATGAGCGAGGACCGGGTGGAAGGTTACCGCCACTTCATCAACAAAATCTGGAACGCGGCCCGCTTCAGCCTCATGCATCTGCAGGAGCCGCCCCGCAGATTCCATGCATCTGCAGTGGACGGACTGGCTCACCAGTGGATTCTGCACCGCCTGGAAGAGGTCAAGGACCGGGTCCGGGATGCAGTGGAAAACTACCGCTTCAATGACGCGGCCCAGACCATGTATCAGTTCGTATGGCACTCCTTTTGCGACTGGTACCTGGAACTCATAAAGCCTGAGCTTTACGGGGAGGATGAAGCAGCAAAAGAACAGGCCAGAAGCAACCTCTCGCAGGTATTATCCGAAATCATCATCCTTTTGCACCCCATGATACCCTTTGCCACCCAGGAAATCTGGAGCAGGCTCCCGGGCAGGGAAAACCAGGATCTGAGCCGGGAACTCTACCCGGAAAAAAGGCCGCAGTGCAGCTTCCCTGAGGCCGCGGACAACATGGAATTCCTGCAGCAGGTGGTCACGGCTGTGCGCGGCATCAGAAGCGAGCTCAACATCGCCCCGGGCCTCAAGCTGGAGCTTTTGATGCAGGTGGATGGCCCGGACAGGGATTTTCTGATGAAACACAGGGATCTTATCCAGGGCCTGGCCGGACTGGGGGACATGCAGACCGGCATGGACCTTGAGCCCCCCAGGGGCTGCGGGGCAGCTGTAGTCAAGGGGTATGAACTCTTTGTACCTCTAAAAGGTGTGGTGGACATCCAGAGCGAACTGGCCAGACTGCAGAAGGAACTGGGCAAACTGGAAAAAGACCTAAGCGTGGTGGGCAAAAAACTGGAAAACCCGGGATTTTTAAACAATGCCCCTGCGGATGTGGTGGAAAAGGAGCAGGCCAAGGCAAATCGCATCCGGGAGGAAAAGGAAAAACTCCAGGCCCTTTACACCCGCCTTGAAGGCATACAGCAGGAGTAA